One Pseudomonadota bacterium genomic window, GGTTCTCTGTGACTTTGTGCCTCTGTGAGAGTATTTTTATCTTTTCTGAAAACGTAGTCGAATGTTTACGTTTGTAATAGCAAAACATCCTGTAATCATTAAACCTAAAAGGTACAAGGTAAAAACCCTACACCCTACACCTTAAACCTTTAAAGGCTAATCGCTCAGTTTAGGTTATTATTGAACAGGCCTTTCTGACCGGGGAAAATGGTTGTTTTTACCCGGGAATTTTTCTTGCCTTCGACAATACTACGCTCTTCATTAAGAAAAAAAATAATTTTTTCTCCTTCAATAACATTTTTCCCTTCTTTCAGCAGCGGTTTGCCGGTCAGTATGACTTTGTTATCAGCGGTATAAAAATGGGCTGTTTCACAGGTTGCTATTTTTTTATCCAGATCGATGGTTACTGAACCATTGGCAATGATTTCTTTAACATCGTTTTCCTTTTCGACAAAGAGGATGGTCATGGTATCCGCCTGTAAAGTCATCTTATCCTGTCGGGCTATTACCTCGCCTTTGAAGATAGCCTGTCCTTTCTGCTGGTCTATGTCCAGTCGATCTGATGAAATGTCAATGGGGGTTTTTGAGGACTTGAAAAGTGGTTCAGCCGAAAACGCCGGCACAACCAGCAGCAAAATGATCAGAAAACTGCAAAAACAGATGAATTGTAAACGGTTGTTCATTTTTTCTCTCCCTGTAATTTGATATGTGCCTTAACCCCTCCGGAGAAGTGAAAACGGTTTTCAGGCACCTCCATTGAAGCGCGTTTAGCTTTGATACTGAAGCCGGTCCGTTTGATGGTAACAGGTTTATTAATGATGATTTCTTCCTTTTGATCCAGGTAGGTAAGCTCTTCTGTCGTGATGATGTCGCTGGCGTTGCTGATCCGGATATGACCGGTTAGGTATACATTGTTATTGTTGGTATTGTAACTGCCCTGATCAGCGGTAATAAGGGTTTGGGAATCGTCGGTGGCGAAAAGAGTGACATGAATATCCGTCAGTATTATGTTGTCACTCCCTTTGTTTCGCTGGGCTTTGGCAGCTGTAAGTTCCCAGCGTTTCCTGCCACTTTTTGAATGGGTATAATGGGCATCGTTTAATTCAAATTCCAGTTGGCGGGCAATGACCGGCAATATGGTTTTTTTGACGGTTTGGGGGGCCATCCGGAAATAGACGGCTGAAAAAATGATGCCGGCCAGGAGTATCACTCCTGCCGCGAGTACTAATTTTTTCATGGTGTCAGCCGAAATAACGCTGGGTAAGCTGGTCCCAGGATTGCTGGGTCCAGAGGATAAGCTCACAAAGTTCACGAATGGCGCCGCCACCGCCGGGATACCGTGAACGCCAGTGAATATAGTGGTCCAGCTCGGGAATGCCGTCAGCTACGGTTACCGCAAACCCAACCTTTCTCAGGACGGGAATGTCAACCAGGTCATCGCCCACATAACATATCTGCTCATCTTTTAAGGCAAATTTTAATTTTATCTGCTGGTAGGCAGCGATTTTATCATGAACTTTCTGGAAAACCGTATCAATTCCCAGCTCTTTGGCCCGATGTTCGACCACCCGGGATTGTCGTCCGGTGAGCAGGGCCAGCTGAAATCCTGAGCGTTTAAGCAACTTGACTCCATGGCCATCACGCACATGAAAATTCTTACTTTCTTCGCCCCGGTCATTGATGATAATCCTGCCGTCAGTCAGCACTCCATCAACATCCATGATTAACCCTTTTAAAGGAAGCAGACGTTGCCGCTGTTCATCCTGAAGCTTGAATTTGTCCATGGTAAATACTTCCTTTTATACTCTTAGGCCGGCGTAGCCGGAAGCAAAAAAAATTTTATATGAAAATACGTTGAATATCTAACGACCACGAAGCACACGAAGAGCACGAAGGAGTAAAATAATTGCTTTTCTTCGTGCCTTTCGTGTTCTTCGTGGTTGCTTTCATTTTTGAGTATAACGAAGAGTTGGGAGAAAAGGGCATTATTGGGCAGTCTCCTAAACAACTCCGGCACGCAAAAGGTCATGAAGGTGGAGCAGGCCGATGGGCTTTTGTTCTCCATCGTTTTCAACCACAAAAACGGCAGTAATTGAATATTGTTCCATGATCTGCAATCCCTGGCTGGCCAGGGCTTTGGCGCTGATCTTTTTGGGGTTCCTGGTCATTATTTTATCGGCGGTAAAGGTTAAGAGGTTATTGTATTGTTCCAGTGATCGCCGCAGGTCTCCGTCAGTGATGACCCCAACCAGAATCCCATCTGTGTCGGTAACCCCGGTCATCCCAAATCCTTTACCGGTGATTTCCAGCAAGGTTTCTTTCATGTTGGTTGCCATCGAAACCAGGGGAATTTCATCGCCTGTATGCATGATATCCTGGATCCGTAACAATAAGCGTTTTCCCAGGGTGCCGCCGGGATGGCGGCGGGCAAAGTCTTCTTCGCTGAAACCTTTGGCGCTCAAAAGGACTGCAGCCAGAGCATCCCCCATGGCCAGAGTTACAGTGGTGCTGGCTGTGGGTGCCAGGCCCAGGGGGCATGCTTCTCGATCGACACGAATGTCAAGGACAACATCACTTAATTTGGCCAGCTCTGATTGTCTGTTTCCGGTCAGGCTGATAAGCGGCAAGCCGAATCTTTTAACCGCAGGGACTATTTTTACCAGTTCTTCGGTATTGCCGCTGTAAGAAACCGCCATAACCACATCATTGCGGGACAGGATTCCCAAATCTCCATGTAATCCTTCCGTGGGGTGGAGAAAAATTGCCGGGGTGCCGGTACTGGAAAAGGTGGCCGCGATTTTTCGGCAGATAATGCCGGATTTGCCGATGCCGGTAATGATTACTTTTCCCTGACAGTCGGCCAGCAACCGCACGGCTTCAACAAAATCCTGGCCGATGTGTTCTTCCAGTCGGTTGATGGCCAGTGCCTCAATGGCCAGAGCCTGGCGTCCTTCACTTATTATCCGTTGGCTGTCTTTGATCACAAGTTTTTCCCTTTAAAATAAATGAAAGGTTAAAGGCGAAAGGTTCAATTAGCGGTTAGCCATTAGCAATTAGCTTTTAAAAATCAGGGCTTTACGTTGATTAGTAACAACACCCAACGGATGAAGGTGGGCGATATTAAATATCTTGTAATTATTGACTCAACTTTCTGAGTTGCGCTAAAAACAGCTTAAAATAAATCTCCAAGGATGTTCCGGCATGGCTTTCGCTCATTCTCGCCGGCCGTCCATGGCCGGCTTCCGAGGCGTCCGCCGCGAATCACCTCGTGTGATTCGTTCGGCGGCCAATACCGCTATGAGCCAAGCCCGAACATCCGGCAATATGTCCCTGGCAATGCAAGTCAGAAAGTTGAGTATTGAGCTAACTGCTAACTGCTAAAAGCTAATCGCTTAATTTAGATATTAATGACTATATAAAACATTACGAAACCATCAAAGCTGGCAGGCGTCCCATATTTGACGCAGGTGTCTTAGAAGGGGCTTTAATTGTTCCAGTGATAATGAGTTGGCCCCGTCACATAATGCCTGAGCAGGATCCGGGTGAACTTCCATGAACAAGGCATCAACTCCGGTAGCTACTGCCGCCGCTGCCAGAGTGGGGATCATCCGCCGGTCACCACCAGAACATACTCCCTGGGCAGCCGGCAGCTGGACCGAATGAGTGGCGTCAAAAATAACCGGGCAGCCGGTTTCTAACATGATGGGAACCGCCCGGAAATCGACCACCAGGTTATGGTAGCCAAAGGTGGTTCCTCGTTCAGTCAAAAGAATTTTATCATTGCCGGTAGTGCTGATTTTACCGGTGATGCCCCCCATATCTTCGGGAGCCATAAATTGTCCTTTTTTGACATTAACCGGTTTCCCGGTTTTGCCGGCGGCCAGTAGCAGATCGGTCTGCCGGCAGAGAAAGGCCGGAATCTGGATGATATCGACAACCTCAGCCACCATCATCACCTCATGCTGATCGTGGACATCGGTAATGACCGGAATTTCCAGTTTATCCCTTACTTTTGCCAGGATTTCAAGCCCTTTATCAATCCCAGGGCCTCGGAATGATTGAACATTACTTCGATTGGCTTTATCGTACGAAGCTTTGAAGATGTAAGGGATATCCAGCGATTGGCATATCTTTGCCACGGTTTCCGCCGTCTCAAGTACCAGTCTTTCACTTTCTATGACGCATGGCCCGGCAATCAGCGCCAGGGGTTTCCCGGTGCCGATACTTATCGAAGAATTGATGGTGACAGGATTCATGGTCTTATGATGGCTGCTGGTCGAGAGATGCTTTGATAAAGGCTACAAAAAGAGGGTGTGGTTTCATCGGTTTGGAGGTGAATTCCGGGTGAAACTGGCAGCCAAGATACCATGGATGTTCTTTGATCTCAATGATTTCAACCAGTTTGCGGTCGGCATGGGTGCCGGTAATCTGCAGGCCGCTGGCTTTAAGAAGATCACGATATTCGTTATTAAATTCATATCGATGCCGGTGCCGTTCAGAGATGTTATCGCTACCGTAGGCCTGCCTCGCGTGAGAACCGGAGGCCAGTCGGCAGGGATGCGCTCCCAGCCGCATAGTTCCTCCCTTGGGTGTGTCTTCGTTTCTGGTCACCGTTTGACGGCCATCTTTGGTGGTCCACTCTTTCATCAGATAGATGATCGGATAAGTGGTCTCCGGATTAAACTCGGAACTGTTGGCATCATTAAGTTTGGCGCAATCCCGGGCAAACTCAACGGCCATCAACTGCATTCCCAGGCAGATGCCAAACAGGGGGATTTTGTGAGTTCTGGCATAGTTAATGGCTTTAATCTTTCCTTCGATGCCCCGATTGCCAAAACCGCCGGGCACCAGGATCCCTGAAATTCCCGCGAACCTGGCTGCCAGTTTTTCAGCGCTCAACTCTTCCAGTTGTTCTGAATCCATGTACTCCAGGTTCACCTTGGCGTTATTGGCAATTCCACCGTGAACCAGGGCTTCATTTAGACTCTTATAGGATTCTTTCAGGGCGGTATATTTACCGACGATGCCTATCTTAACCTCGTGCTGGGGCTCTTTGATTTTATGAATAATTTTTTCCCAGGTTCCCAGCCGGGGAGCTCCTGTCCAGATATTGAGCAGAGAGACCACCTTATCATCCAGCCCCTCATGGTGAAGTGAAAGAGGAACTTCATAAATGCTTTCAACATCACGGGCGGTGAAGACCGCTTCCGGGGGAAGGTTGCAGAAGAGGGATATCTTGGCCTTGAGTTCCCGGTTTAATGGCCGGTCGGAACGACAGAGGATGATATCCGGCTGAATGCCGATACTCCGCAATTCTTTGACGCTGTGCTGGGTGGGTTTGGTCTTCAGCTCCTCGGCGGCCTGAATGTAGGGGACCAGGGTAAGGTGAATGTAGAGGACATTCTCCGGACCTATATCATAGCGAAACTGGCGGATTGCCTCCAGGAAAGGTTGACTTTCAATGTCACCGACCGTGCCGCCAATCTCCACCAGGGCCACGTCAACATCACCGGTTCCCCGGCGGATACATTCCTTGATTTCATCGGTAATATGCGGAATGACCTGGACTGTCCCTCCCAGGTAGTCGCCACGACGTTCCTTGGTAATGACCGCGTCATAAATCTTGCCGGTGGTGTAATTGCTTTTTTTGGTTAATTTGGCATTGGTAAAGCGTTCGTAGTGTCCCAGATCAAGATCGGTTTCAGCCCCGTCATCGGTAACGAATACCTCCCCGTGCTGAAAGGGACTCATGGTTCCGGGATCAACGTTCAGGTAGGGATCAAGCTTTTGGATGCCGACGGTCAGATTGCGGGCTTCAAGCAAAGCTCCCAGGGAGGCGGCAGCCAAACCTTTACCGAGGGAGGAAATGACCCCGCCGGTAACAAAAATATATTTTGGTTTCACTAGTATGAACTCACTTTCAATGTTCTTTGTTTATCAGATATTTCATAAACCGCCAGCCTTCCTGCCAGTGCTTGTCAGCATTCGCGGCAGTTATTTCACAATATTCCTTATGGGGGCCCGGGAGTTTATTCTCGCTGTCGTATAACAGGTAAGGTACCGGTTCGGACGAGTGAGTTTTGGTCCGAATGGGGGTGGGATGATCAGGCAGGACGGCCATCCGGAAAGCAGAAAATTTCTGCAAACCATCAATCAGAGGGCCGACAACCTGCCGATCAAGGTCTTCAATAGCCTGGATTTTTTTTTCCAGGCTGCCTTCATGAGAAGCTTCATCCGGAGCTTCCAGGTGCAGATAGACAAAATCGTGCTCCTCCAGGCTTTTCAGGGTGTAGTGAACCTTATTTTCATAATTGGTATCCAGGTAGCCGGTTGCTCCCGGGACATCCACCGCTGCCAGCCCGGCACAGATACCGATACCTTTCAGCAGGTCCACCGCGGAAATAACCACGCCACTGCAGCCAAAACGATCAACAAAAGAATCTAAAAGAGGTTTTTTCCCCTGTCCCCAGAGCCAGATGGAGTTGGCGGTCACCTCTCCTTTTTCCAGTTTTTCCCGAATGAATGGCAGCCGATAAATAATCATTTGTGATGACAGCATCAGGTTATGGATCGGGGAGCCGTGGTCCGCGGGCAGATGGTCGACAATCTCCTTACCGCTGATATCGTGGGGAGGAGTCAGCTTGATTTCAGCCAGCTCCACCGGGCAATCTTTGATGACCATCAGGTGACGATAGCTGACCCCGGGGTAAAAACGAAGTTGTTCATTGCCAAGCTCAAGATTGAGTTGCTCTATAACTTTCCTGGCTTCAGCGGTGCTGATATGCCCGGCGCTGAAGTCGTGCATGTAGCCGCGGCCTTCAAAATGGAGGATGTTGACCAGGTTGCAGCGGAAAGCCACGTCTTCCGGACCCAGTTCAATGCCCATGCTGGCAGCTTCCAAAGGCGCACGTCCGGTATAATAGCGGGCCGGGTCATAACCGAAAACCGACAGGTTTGCCACATCGCTACCGGCGGGAAATCCCGGGGGGACCGTGGTCAGGGTTCCCTGTTCCGCTGTTTTTGCCAGCTTGTCGAGATTGGGGGTGTTGGCCGCTGCCAGCGGTGTCTTTCCCCTCAGACTTTCCTGGGGTTCATCAGCCATGCCATCGCCGAGAATAACCAGAAATTTTTTATTGCTCATGGGCTTGTTTCCTCCATGACCAGGTTTTTTTCCAAGGTAATCGAATTTCCCTGTTGGTTGAATGTTACCCGATCAAAATAATTGGCCATCAGAATAATCCCGCGGCCGTGCGGTTTAAACAGGTTTTCGGGATCCCGGGGATCAGGCAGGGACCGCCAGTCAAAGCCCGGTCCTTCATCGGTGATCTCGCAGGAAAAAGATGTGGTAGTTACCGTGGTTGCCACCAGGACCTGCCGATCGGCATAGGGCGATTCGGTCATTCTTTTTTCAAGGATTTCCAGATAATCGGATTTTTCCTTCAAGGTGGAAGAAAGCTCCAGGTTACCGTGTTCAATGGCATTGACCACCGCTTCATGCAGAGCCATCCGGATGCCGGTTAATTCCGGCTGCAGGGATTTTCCCCCAACCTTTTTTATTTCCCGAATCAATTCATTGACCAGAGAGTGAACCAGCTTAATGTCATTGCTGATTTTAAAACAAATCTTTTTGCCCTCCAGATAATGGTATAATTCGGTTTCTTGCTGGGTTTCATCGATGGCTTGTTTAATCTTTTGAATGATTTCCCGAACGTCCTTGACCTGAAAAGGTTTTTCTAGATAATCCAAGGCTCCCAGCTTTAATGCCGTAATGATATTATCCCTGGTGCCATAACCCGAGGCGATAACGAAAGGGGCTTCCGGGAAAGATTTTCTTGCCTGCTGGAGAAACTGGATGCCATCCATTTCCGGCATCTTGATGTCGCTGATAACCAGCATAACATCATCACAATGAGCTTCCAATGCTTCCAGGGCCAATTCCCCATTTTCAAAGTTACGTTGCTTCAGCCCTTCCTGCTCGACAATTTCAGCCAGAACTTCCCGGGTGGCGAAATCATCTTCAGCAATAATAACCAGGTTTTTAGGCATTGATCAATGACCTCAGGAGGTTGTCAGAGAATAGCAATTTTTTATCGAATCGAGGCGACAGCCTCCTGGGAACGGATGTCTTTAATGGTGAACAGTGCCTGCAGCTTAAAACCTTTCTCTGCCAGCATTTCAGCTCCACCTTCATGCCGGTCCAACAGGGTGATAACCTGTTTGACCCGCAAACCATATGCCTGGGCCCGCTCGATTGCTTTCAGCAATGATCCGCCAGTAGTTACCACATCTTCAACAATGGCAACCGCATCACCCTCATTAAGATTTTTATTGCCTTCTATCCACAGGTTTTTTCCATGACCTTTCGGTTCCTTGCGGATGTAAAAGGCGTGAACCGGCGGGCCGGAAAACCAGCTCAGCAGGCTGACCGCCGTGGCAATGGGATCAGCTCCCATGCTCAAACCGCCGACCGCTCTAATCGGAGTTTCAGCCGATCGAATAAGATCTAAGGTCAGGCTGCCGGTCAAAAAGCTTCCTTCACCATGCAGGGTGGTCTGTTTCCCGTCCACATAATAGCTGCTGATTTTGCCGGAGGTCAGGGTTACCTGACGATTTTCATAGGAAAGCTTAGCCAACAGTTGCAGCAGCCGGGCTTTTTTATTCATAAAATATTCCTGTTGAAAAAAGTCTCAAAATGATTCCTGAATTGAGCGATTATCTTTTAGCAGTTAGTAACTTACCGCTGAAAATCTGCAA contains:
- the pyrE gene encoding orotate phosphoribosyltransferase, whose product is MNKKARLLQLLAKLSYENRQVTLTSGKISSYYVDGKQTTLHGEGSFLTGSLTLDLIRSAETPIRAVGGLSMGADPIATAVSLLSWFSGPPVHAFYIRKEPKGHGKNLWIEGNKNLNEGDAVAIVEDVVTTGGSLLKAIERAQAYGLRVKQVITLLDRHEGGAEMLAEKGFKLQALFTIKDIRSQEAVASIR
- a CDS encoding response regulator codes for the protein MPKNLVIIAEDDFATREVLAEIVEQEGLKQRNFENGELALEALEAHCDDVMLVISDIKMPEMDGIQFLQQARKSFPEAPFVIASGYGTRDNIITALKLGALDYLEKPFQVKDVREIIQKIKQAIDETQQETELYHYLEGKKICFKISNDIKLVHSLVNELIREIKKVGGKSLQPELTGIRMALHEAVVNAIEHGNLELSSTLKEKSDYLEILEKRMTESPYADRQVLVATTVTTTSFSCEITDEGPGFDWRSLPDPRDPENLFKPHGRGIILMANYFDRVTFNQQGNSITLEKNLVMEETSP
- a CDS encoding CTP synthase; translation: MKPKYIFVTGGVISSLGKGLAAASLGALLEARNLTVGIQKLDPYLNVDPGTMSPFQHGEVFVTDDGAETDLDLGHYERFTNAKLTKKSNYTTGKIYDAVITKERRGDYLGGTVQVIPHITDEIKECIRRGTGDVDVALVEIGGTVGDIESQPFLEAIRQFRYDIGPENVLYIHLTLVPYIQAAEELKTKPTQHSVKELRSIGIQPDIILCRSDRPLNRELKAKISLFCNLPPEAVFTARDVESIYEVPLSLHHEGLDDKVVSLLNIWTGAPRLGTWEKIIHKIKEPQHEVKIGIVGKYTALKESYKSLNEALVHGGIANNAKVNLEYMDSEQLEELSAEKLAARFAGISGILVPGGFGNRGIEGKIKAINYARTHKIPLFGICLGMQLMAVEFARDCAKLNDANSSEFNPETTYPIIYLMKEWTTKDGRQTVTRNEDTPKGGTMRLGAHPCRLASGSHARQAYGSDNISERHRHRYEFNNEYRDLLKASGLQITGTHADRKLVEIIEIKEHPWYLGCQFHPEFTSKPMKPHPLFVAFIKASLDQQPS
- the kdsA gene encoding 3-deoxy-8-phosphooctulonate synthase, which gives rise to MNPVTINSSISIGTGKPLALIAGPCVIESERLVLETAETVAKICQSLDIPYIFKASYDKANRSNVQSFRGPGIDKGLEILAKVRDKLEIPVITDVHDQHEVMMVAEVVDIIQIPAFLCRQTDLLLAAGKTGKPVNVKKGQFMAPEDMGGITGKISTTGNDKILLTERGTTFGYHNLVVDFRAVPIMLETGCPVIFDATHSVQLPAAQGVCSGGDRRMIPTLAAAAVATGVDALFMEVHPDPAQALCDGANSLSLEQLKPLLRHLRQIWDACQL
- a CDS encoding KpsF/GutQ family sugar-phosphate isomerase, which encodes MIKDSQRIISEGRQALAIEALAINRLEEHIGQDFVEAVRLLADCQGKVIITGIGKSGIICRKIAATFSSTGTPAIFLHPTEGLHGDLGILSRNDVVMAVSYSGNTEELVKIVPAVKRFGLPLISLTGNRQSELAKLSDVVLDIRVDREACPLGLAPTASTTVTLAMGDALAAVLLSAKGFSEEDFARRHPGGTLGKRLLLRIQDIMHTGDEIPLVSMATNMKETLLEITGKGFGMTGVTDTDGILVGVITDGDLRRSLEQYNNLLTFTADKIMTRNPKKISAKALASQGLQIMEQYSITAVFVVENDGEQKPIGLLHLHDLLRAGVV
- the lptA gene encoding lipopolysaccharide transport periplasmic protein LptA; the encoded protein is MNNRLQFICFCSFLIILLLVVPAFSAEPLFKSSKTPIDISSDRLDIDQQKGQAIFKGEVIARQDKMTLQADTMTILFVEKENDVKEIIANGSVTIDLDKKIATCETAHFYTADNKVILTGKPLLKEGKNVIEGEKIIFFLNEERSIVEGKKNSRVKTTIFPGQKGLFNNNLN
- the lptC gene encoding LPS export ABC transporter periplasmic protein LptC — translated: MKKLVLAAGVILLAGIIFSAVYFRMAPQTVKKTILPVIARQLEFELNDAHYTHSKSGRKRWELTAAKAQRNKGSDNIILTDIHVTLFATDDSQTLITADQGSYNTNNNNVYLTGHIRISNASDIITTEELTYLDQKEEIIINKPVTIKRTGFSIKAKRASMEVPENRFHFSGGVKAHIKLQGEKK
- a CDS encoding cofactor-independent phosphoglycerate mutase is translated as MSNKKFLVILGDGMADEPQESLRGKTPLAAANTPNLDKLAKTAEQGTLTTVPPGFPAGSDVANLSVFGYDPARYYTGRAPLEAASMGIELGPEDVAFRCNLVNILHFEGRGYMHDFSAGHISTAEARKVIEQLNLELGNEQLRFYPGVSYRHLMVIKDCPVELAEIKLTPPHDISGKEIVDHLPADHGSPIHNLMLSSQMIIYRLPFIREKLEKGEVTANSIWLWGQGKKPLLDSFVDRFGCSGVVISAVDLLKGIGICAGLAAVDVPGATGYLDTNYENKVHYTLKSLEEHDFVYLHLEAPDEASHEGSLEKKIQAIEDLDRQVVGPLIDGLQKFSAFRMAVLPDHPTPIRTKTHSSEPVPYLLYDSENKLPGPHKEYCEITAANADKHWQEGWRFMKYLINKEH
- a CDS encoding HAD-IIIA family hydrolase: MDKFKLQDEQRQRLLPLKGLIMDVDGVLTDGRIIINDRGEESKNFHVRDGHGVKLLKRSGFQLALLTGRQSRVVEHRAKELGIDTVFQKVHDKIAAYQQIKLKFALKDEQICYVGDDLVDIPVLRKVGFAVTVADGIPELDHYIHWRSRYPGGGGAIRELCELILWTQQSWDQLTQRYFG